A genomic window from Sorex araneus isolate mSorAra2 chromosome 2, mSorAra2.pri, whole genome shotgun sequence includes:
- the NFILZ gene encoding NFIL3 like protein yields the protein MDSGVALPQVGARGVHARRQREFTPDEKKDSQYWEKRRKNNEAAKRSREKRRLQDAALEGRLAALLRENEALRAELRALRPRAGLGAHGGGARARPLHARLWDPPWPAEPGAGGAEPLSPLPAASQGCLLRAASCPLEAGVPGCCSCLLAHRWAGLASPANAPLPAPRRLDVALPATFFSCQLLDGHGGPGPQFRPCWGLWSPISAGCPAPGASEMLLSPAADPVGLSLPGGKDPEALAQPSLPHKLRLKPCVAGRGSRGWEGARGPL from the coding sequence ATGGACAGCGGGGTGGCCCTGCCCCAGGTGGGCGCGCGGGGCGTGCACGCGCGGCGGCAGCGCGAGTTCACGCCCGACGAGAAGAAGGACTCGCAGTACTGGGAGAAGCGGCGCAAGAACAACGAGGCGGCCAAGCGCTCGCGGGAGAAGCGGCGACTGCAGGACGCGGCGCTCGAGGGGCGCCTGGCCGCGCTGCTGCGGGAGAACGAGGCGCTGCGGGCCGAGCTGCGCGCCCTGCGCCCGCGCGCGGGACTCGGGGCGCacggcgggggcgcgcgcgcgcggccccTGCACGCGCGCCTCTGGGACCCGCCCTGGCCCGCGGAGcccggcgcggggggcgccgAGCCCCTCTCCCCGCTGCCCGCCGCCTCCCAGGGCTGCCTCTTGAGGGCGGCGTCGTGCCCGCTGGAGGCCGGCGTTCCGGGCTGCTGCAGCTGCCTCCTGGCACACAGGTGGGCGGGCCTGGCCTCCCCCGCCAacgcccccctgcccgccccccggaGGCTGGACGTGGCCCTCCCCGCTACTTTCTTCAGCTGCCAGCTCCTGGACGGGCATGGGGGCCCAGGACCCCAGTtcaggccctgctgggggctgTGGTCCCCCATCTCCGCGGGTTGTCCCGCCCCCGGGGCCTCGGAGATGTTGCTGAGCCCCGCGGCCGACCCCGtggggctgtccctccccggagGGAAGGACCCCGAGGCCCTGGCTCAGCCATCTCTTCCCCACAAACTGCGCCTCAAGCCCTGCGTCGCGGGCAGAGGGAGccgagggtgggagggggcgcggggcccccTCTGA